The proteins below are encoded in one region of Alistipes indistinctus YIT 12060:
- a CDS encoding DUF3575 domain-containing protein, with protein sequence MKKVILSLAFAAIALSAGAQRVVLKNNVVYDALATPNLGIELGLGRATTLDISGNYNPFEKSSGKIFKHWLVQPEFRYWLCERFNGHFFGVHGLGGEYNIAKVKLPFGLAKNGKDYRYDGSYVGGGVSYGYQWMLARKWSLEATVGVGYVRFNYDKYPCYDCGQRLESGNKNYFGPTKVGINLIFVIN encoded by the coding sequence ATGAAAAAAGTTATCCTTTCGCTCGCTTTTGCCGCCATAGCACTCTCGGCCGGAGCCCAAAGGGTCGTACTGAAAAACAACGTCGTTTACGATGCGCTGGCGACACCGAACCTGGGTATCGAACTGGGACTGGGCCGGGCGACGACCCTGGACATATCCGGCAATTACAACCCGTTCGAGAAATCGAGCGGCAAAATATTCAAACACTGGCTGGTACAGCCGGAATTCCGTTATTGGCTCTGCGAACGATTCAACGGGCATTTCTTCGGAGTACACGGTCTCGGCGGAGAATACAACATCGCCAAAGTCAAACTCCCGTTCGGGCTGGCCAAAAACGGCAAGGATTACCGTTACGACGGCTCCTATGTCGGCGGGGGCGTGAGTTACGGTTACCAATGGATGCTCGCCCGCAAATGGAGCCTGGAAGCCACCGTAGGCGTCGGATACGTACGATTCAATTACGACAAGTATCCCTGTTACGACTGCGGCCAGCGGCTCGAATCCGGAAACAAAAACTATTTCGGCCCGACCAAAGTGGGCATTAACCTGATCTTCGTTATCAATTGA
- a CDS encoding OmpA family protein: MKRALTAILSLFSVAQLWAAAPEKLTPENTKIRKVDQNVEVSFDVTVDKLKPNYKVVISPVLYNGTNRQALDETVVTGKRRSLYETRNRETADKGTAIARKELPATIRYRAIVPYRDWMSSVSLAVGQTVTGCCSEETRADRILAADKLLYYEIDPAFGTVPLEYQLTELEKYSLENPFLHPVEDYPNRYDILFNERDKGTSVVQFKVGSHMIDMNIPGNKELLNAVGKAFRLILDDPNASLKQIVIAGYASPEGSLAFNTALAQKRAESFKNYLQHNLDMPQDDKLFELYNGREDWDGLRRLVAASDMEYRQEALDIIDSYTIEQEERKTKLKQLAGGKPYAYMLESFYPSLRNAGYLQVYYDIDRTASIATAVTDENGRTTWIDPDSPENIGVTLINKAMKHMTAGDYETALKELETQRDNPAAQNYIGVCFMMKGDYDQAETFLRKAEKNGDQYAPINLEHIRQAKRIEF, from the coding sequence ATGAAAAGAGCATTAACCGCTATTCTGTCGCTGTTTTCAGTGGCCCAGCTATGGGCTGCCGCGCCGGAAAAGCTGACCCCGGAAAACACCAAAATACGCAAAGTAGACCAGAATGTGGAAGTCTCGTTCGACGTCACGGTCGACAAGCTGAAACCGAACTACAAAGTCGTGATATCTCCCGTCCTCTATAACGGGACAAACCGACAGGCGCTCGACGAAACCGTCGTGACCGGCAAACGGCGCAGCCTGTACGAAACCCGCAACAGGGAGACTGCGGACAAAGGTACGGCCATCGCCCGAAAAGAACTTCCCGCGACGATCCGCTACCGGGCGATCGTTCCGTACCGCGACTGGATGAGTTCCGTCTCACTGGCCGTCGGGCAGACCGTCACCGGCTGTTGCTCGGAAGAGACACGGGCCGACCGGATCCTCGCCGCTGACAAGCTGCTCTATTATGAGATCGACCCGGCTTTCGGCACGGTACCCCTGGAATACCAGCTCACCGAGCTTGAAAAGTACTCACTCGAAAATCCGTTCCTGCACCCCGTGGAAGATTACCCGAACCGTTACGACATCCTGTTCAACGAACGCGACAAAGGCACCTCGGTCGTTCAGTTCAAGGTCGGTTCGCACATGATCGACATGAATATCCCCGGGAACAAGGAGCTATTGAATGCCGTAGGGAAAGCATTCAGGCTGATCCTCGACGATCCGAACGCATCGCTCAAACAGATCGTGATCGCAGGCTACGCCTCTCCCGAAGGTTCGTTGGCCTTTAACACCGCCCTTGCACAAAAACGGGCCGAATCGTTCAAAAACTACCTGCAGCACAACCTCGACATGCCGCAAGACGACAAACTGTTCGAACTTTACAACGGCCGTGAAGACTGGGACGGCCTGCGCAGGCTGGTCGCGGCATCGGACATGGAATACCGCCAGGAGGCACTCGATATCATCGACAGCTACACGATCGAACAGGAAGAGAGGAAAACCAAGCTGAAACAACTCGCGGGAGGAAAGCCCTACGCCTACATGCTGGAGAGTTTCTACCCGTCCCTGCGCAATGCCGGATACCTCCAGGTATATTACGATATCGACCGGACGGCTTCCATCGCGACGGCGGTCACCGACGAGAACGGCCGCACGACCTGGATCGATCCCGACAGTCCCGAAAACATCGGGGTCACGCTGATCAATAAAGCGATGAAACATATGACGGCCGGCGATTACGAAACCGCCCTGAAGGAGTTGGAAACCCAGCGGGACAACCCTGCGGCCCAGAACTACATCGGCGTCTGCTTCATGATGAAGGGGGATTACGATCAGGCTGAGACATTCCTGCGCAAAGCGGAAAAAAATGGAGACCAATACGCACCGATCAACCTCGAACATATCCGCCAAGCCAAACGGATCGAATTCTAA
- a CDS encoding IbrB-like domain-containing protein: protein MKEYRSPVYNIRAVPVEKVVANSYNPNIVAPPEMKLLELSIWEDGYTMPCVCYYDAEGDVYELVDGYHRYQVLKTSRRIYEREKGLLPVSVIEKDISNRMASTIRHNRARGTHNIELMSEIIAELSRANMSDQWIMRHIGMERDELLRLKQITGLAELFADKEFSTGEAQDRV from the coding sequence ATGAAAGAGTACCGCAGTCCTGTCTATAACATCCGGGCCGTTCCGGTGGAAAAGGTCGTGGCCAACAGCTACAATCCCAATATCGTCGCTCCGCCCGAAATGAAATTACTTGAACTTTCCATTTGGGAAGACGGCTACACGATGCCGTGCGTTTGTTATTACGATGCCGAAGGGGACGTCTACGAACTGGTGGACGGCTACCATCGCTATCAGGTACTGAAAACCTCCCGCCGGATTTACGAACGGGAGAAGGGGTTGCTGCCGGTGTCGGTGATCGAGAAGGATATTTCCAACCGGATGGCGTCGACGATCCGGCACAACCGGGCGCGCGGGACGCATAACATCGAACTGATGAGTGAAATTATCGCCGAACTTTCCCGTGCGAATATGTCGGATCAGTGGATCATGCGCCATATCGGGATGGAACGGGATGAATTGTTGCGGCTCAAGCAGATTACCGGTCTGGCCGAACTGTTTGCGGACAAGGAGTTCAGCACCGGCGAAGCGCAGGACAGGGTATAG
- a CDS encoding DUF3440 domain-containing protein has translation MDSSLPNVYELAQRRLKFLFEAFDNIYVSFSGGKDSSVLLNLCIDYIRRHGLDRKIGVFHMDYEIQYRDTVAHVDQVLASNADILEVYRVCVPFKVPTCTSMFQPYWRPWEESKRELWVREMPAGSYTGKDFPFFSAKMWDYEFQSRFALWLHRRKRAGRTCCLIGIRTQESYNRWRSIYSDRNKHRFRGERWIRQCKADNICNAYPIYDWLTTDVWTANGKFGWAYNRLYDLFYQAGVPLENQRVASPFISPAIPSLSLYRAIDPDTWGKMVSRVNGVNFAAHYGKSPVAGWQSVSLPKGLTWEKYMNFLLTTLPAETRRNYLEKLSVSIRFWRDKGGSLSDQTIARLQKAGIPIRIGEKSGYRTDKKPVRMEYLDDIDVPEFSQLPTFKRICICILRNDHACKYMGFSPNKNETLRRKKIMEKYESLLRS, from the coding sequence ATGGATAGCAGCTTGCCGAATGTATATGAACTGGCCCAACGGCGTCTGAAGTTCCTTTTCGAAGCGTTCGACAATATTTATGTCTCTTTTTCCGGCGGCAAGGATAGCAGCGTCCTGCTGAATTTATGCATCGATTACATCCGCAGGCACGGACTCGACCGGAAAATCGGCGTTTTCCATATGGATTATGAGATACAGTACCGCGATACGGTCGCCCACGTCGATCAGGTGCTGGCCTCGAATGCCGATATTCTCGAAGTATACCGCGTCTGCGTGCCGTTTAAAGTGCCGACCTGCACATCGATGTTCCAGCCCTATTGGCGGCCGTGGGAGGAGAGCAAACGGGAGTTGTGGGTGCGGGAAATGCCCGCCGGATCCTATACGGGCAAAGATTTTCCGTTTTTTTCGGCGAAGATGTGGGACTACGAATTCCAAAGCCGTTTTGCCCTGTGGCTGCATCGCCGCAAGCGGGCCGGGCGGACTTGTTGCCTGATCGGAATCCGCACCCAGGAGAGTTACAACCGTTGGCGGAGTATCTACAGCGACCGCAACAAGCATCGTTTCCGGGGGGAGAGGTGGATCCGGCAGTGTAAGGCGGATAATATTTGCAATGCCTATCCGATTTACGACTGGTTGACGACGGACGTTTGGACCGCGAACGGGAAGTTCGGCTGGGCGTATAACCGGCTGTACGATCTTTTTTACCAGGCCGGGGTGCCGCTCGAGAACCAGCGGGTCGCCAGTCCTTTTATCTCTCCGGCCATTCCGAGTCTCTCGTTGTACAGGGCCATCGATCCCGATACGTGGGGTAAAATGGTGAGCCGGGTGAACGGAGTCAATTTCGCGGCTCACTATGGTAAAAGCCCGGTCGCAGGGTGGCAATCCGTCAGTTTGCCGAAAGGACTGACGTGGGAGAAGTATATGAATTTCCTGCTCACCACATTGCCTGCAGAGACCCGGCGGAACTACCTGGAGAAACTCTCCGTGAGCATCCGTTTCTGGCGCGACAAGGGCGGCAGCCTCTCCGACCAAACCATCGCCAGGCTGCAAAAGGCGGGTATTCCGATCCGCATCGGTGAGAAAAGCGGGTACCGTACCGACAAAAAACCGGTCAGGATGGAGTATCTCGACGACATCGACGTTCCGGAGTTCAGCCAGCTGCCTACGTTTAAACGGATCTGCATTTGCATCCTGCGAAACGACCATGCCTGCAAGTATATGGGTTTCTCTCCCAACAAGAACGAAACGCTCCGCCGCAAGAAAATCATGGAAAAATATGAATCGTTGTTGCGATCCTAA
- a CDS encoding PIG-L family deacetylase gives MAARNYKLNKPGGLKPGADPADIIRKFEKVYTNIFTSESSGSMYVAREIENCIREKQKFGELCILGITTGKSPVGVFRALVEIHKKENLSFRNVVVFSLDEFFPISPKEQQSRNWLIHESLLDHVDILPENIHIPDSTLPLDKVAAFCRDYEAKIEEYGGLDLLFLGTGVQGQLGFNEPGSYTNTRTRLVALGNESRQAVSSIFYGIDNVPRKAITMGLGTILKAKRIILMAWGEEKATVIKDIVEGEENSATPATCLQKHPNIEVVVDEGASQELTRVKTPWLVGTCLWPERFIRTAVLWLCRKVDKPILKLTYQDYIDNRLGQLLEATGQTYDMINIQVFNDLQHTISGWPGGKPNADDSTRPERATPYPKRVLIFSPHPDDDVISMGGTFIRLIAQGHDVHVAYQTSGNIAVLDDIVLQTLDTARECGFVDRYNEVQEIINNKKKGEAEPIELRRLKGSIRRAEAKAACRQMGLTDPSHVHFLNLPFYETGGVKKGLLTDKDIQIVVDLLREIKPHQIYAAGDLSDPHGTHRVCIEAVLAAMEVVQDEEWVKECRLWLYRGAWQEWDLDMVDMAVPLSPDEVIQKRHAIYRHLSQKDIVPFPGEDKREFWQRAEERNQNTARLYDKLGMAEYQAIEVFVRLF, from the coding sequence ATGGCAGCAAGAAATTACAAACTGAACAAGCCGGGCGGCCTCAAACCGGGCGCCGATCCCGCCGACATCATCCGAAAATTCGAGAAAGTCTACACCAACATATTCACATCCGAATCGAGCGGTTCGATGTATGTAGCCCGCGAAATCGAGAATTGCATCCGCGAAAAACAGAAGTTCGGAGAACTGTGCATCTTGGGCATCACTACGGGAAAATCTCCGGTCGGTGTTTTCCGTGCGCTCGTGGAAATACACAAGAAAGAGAACCTGAGCTTTCGCAATGTAGTGGTGTTCAGCCTCGACGAGTTCTTCCCCATCTCGCCTAAAGAGCAGCAGAGCCGCAACTGGCTGATCCATGAAAGCCTGCTCGACCATGTAGACATCCTGCCTGAAAACATTCATATCCCGGACAGTACTCTCCCGCTGGACAAGGTGGCTGCCTTCTGCCGTGATTACGAAGCGAAGATCGAAGAGTACGGCGGACTCGACCTGCTGTTTCTCGGCACCGGCGTACAGGGCCAGCTCGGATTCAACGAACCCGGTTCGTACACCAACACCCGCACGCGGCTGGTAGCGCTCGGCAACGAAAGCCGGCAGGCCGTTTCATCGATCTTCTACGGGATCGACAACGTGCCGCGCAAAGCGATCACGATGGGCCTCGGAACGATCCTCAAAGCCAAACGGATCATCCTGATGGCCTGGGGCGAGGAGAAAGCCACCGTAATTAAGGATATCGTCGAAGGTGAGGAAAATTCGGCTACGCCGGCGACCTGCCTGCAAAAGCACCCCAATATCGAAGTAGTCGTAGACGAAGGCGCCTCACAGGAACTGACCCGCGTCAAAACGCCGTGGCTGGTCGGGACCTGCCTGTGGCCCGAGCGTTTCATCCGCACGGCGGTGCTGTGGCTTTGCCGGAAGGTGGATAAACCGATCCTGAAGCTGACCTACCAGGATTACATCGACAACCGGCTCGGTCAGTTGCTCGAAGCGACAGGCCAGACCTACGACATGATCAACATACAGGTATTCAATGACCTGCAGCATACGATTTCAGGTTGGCCGGGCGGCAAACCCAACGCAGACGATTCGACCCGTCCCGAACGGGCGACTCCCTACCCCAAGCGGGTGCTGATCTTCAGTCCGCACCCTGACGACGATGTGATTTCGATGGGCGGTACGTTCATCCGGCTGATTGCCCAGGGGCACGACGTGCATGTGGCTTACCAGACTTCGGGCAACATCGCGGTTCTGGACGATATCGTGTTGCAGACCCTCGATACTGCCCGCGAATGCGGTTTCGTCGACCGTTACAACGAAGTGCAGGAGATTATCAACAACAAGAAAAAAGGCGAAGCCGAACCGATAGAATTGCGCCGCCTGAAAGGTTCGATCCGCCGGGCCGAGGCGAAAGCCGCCTGCCGCCAAATGGGATTGACCGATCCGTCGCACGTACACTTCCTGAACCTGCCGTTTTACGAAACGGGGGGCGTCAAGAAAGGCCTCCTCACGGACAAAGACATCCAGATCGTCGTCGACTTGCTGCGCGAAATCAAACCGCACCAGATTTATGCGGCCGGCGACCTCTCTGATCCGCACGGCACGCACCGCGTCTGCATCGAAGCCGTACTGGCCGCCATGGAAGTGGTACAGGACGAGGAGTGGGTCAAGGAGTGCCGCCTGTGGCTCTACCGCGGGGCATGGCAGGAGTGGGACCTCGACATGGTCGACATGGCCGTACCGCTGAGCCCGGACGAAGTGATCCAAAAACGCCATGCGATCTACCGCCACCTTTCGCAAAAGGACATCGTCCCGTTCCCGGGCGAGGACAAGCGCGAATTCTGGCAACGGGCCGAGGAACGGAACCAGAACACCGCCAGGCTGTACGACAAGCTCGGAATGGCCGAATATCAAGCCATCGAAGTGTTTGTCAGGCTATTCTGA
- the nagB gene encoding glucosamine-6-phosphate deaminase, whose protein sequence is MRLIIQPDSNGVSEWAAAYIVKRIRERKACCNRPFVLGLPTGSTPLGTYKALIRYCQEGAVSFADVITFNMDEYVGIPREHPESYHSFMWNNFFSHIDIKPENVNILNGNAPDLTEECASYEERIEAAGGIDLFMGGIGADGHLAFNEPFSSLKSRTRVKTLTKDTIIANSRFFGGDVNLVPKTALTVGVGTVMSAREVMILTMGHNKARALAEGVEGAYNHQWTISALQTHPAGIIVCDEDATDELKVGTYKYFKDIESANLNPKSLLK, encoded by the coding sequence ATGAGACTTATCATTCAGCCGGACAGCAACGGCGTATCGGAATGGGCCGCGGCCTATATCGTAAAACGGATCCGTGAGCGCAAAGCGTGCTGCAACCGGCCGTTCGTGCTGGGACTTCCGACCGGATCCACCCCGCTGGGGACATACAAGGCACTGATCCGCTACTGCCAGGAAGGCGCCGTATCGTTTGCCGATGTCATCACTTTCAACATGGACGAATACGTAGGCATTCCACGGGAACACCCCGAAAGCTACCACTCGTTCATGTGGAACAACTTCTTCAGCCATATCGACATCAAGCCTGAGAACGTCAATATCCTGAACGGCAACGCTCCCGACCTGACGGAAGAGTGCGCCTCATACGAGGAACGCATCGAGGCGGCCGGCGGTATCGACCTGTTCATGGGCGGTATAGGAGCCGACGGGCACCTCGCGTTCAACGAGCCGTTCTCATCGCTCAAATCCCGCACCCGGGTCAAAACCCTGACCAAAGACACGATTATCGCCAACTCGCGTTTCTTCGGCGGGGATGTGAACCTCGTGCCGAAAACCGCGCTGACCGTCGGCGTGGGTACCGTGATGAGCGCCCGCGAAGTGATGATCCTCACGATGGGACACAACAAGGCGCGGGCACTGGCCGAAGGTGTCGAAGGCGCCTACAACCACCAGTGGACGATCAGCGCGCTGCAAACGCACCCGGCCGGCATCATCGTCTGCGACGAAGACGCTACCGACGAACTGAAAGTGGGTACCTACAAATATTTCAAAGATATCGAATCAGCCAACCTGAACCCGAAATCGCTGTTGAAATAG
- the ettA gene encoding energy-dependent translational throttle protein EttA codes for MADEKIIFSMVGVSKTFTNQKKVLNNIYLSFFYGAKIGIIGLNGSGKSTLMKIIAGLEKNFQGEVVFSPGYTVGYLEQEPQLDDTKTVREVVEEGCAEVVALLKEYEEVNAKFMEPMDDDQMAKLIERQGELTEAIDHKNGWELDATLERAMDALRCPDPDEPVKHLSGGERRRVALCRLLLQEPDVLLLDEPTNHLDAESIDWLEQHLQQYKGTVIAVTHDRYFLDNVAGWILELDRGEGIPWKGNYSGWLEQKSNRLAQEEKQESKRRKTLERELEWVRMAPSARHAKSKARLAAYDKMLNEDTKQKEEKLEIFIPNGPRLGDMVIEAQDVSMGYGDRLLYEHLNFSLPPAGIVGVIGPNGVGKTTLFRLIMGIEKPLSGSFKVGETVKLAYVDQQHSSIDPEKTVYQVISQDSELIQLGGRSINARAYVSRFNFSGTDQEKKCGVLSGGERNRLHLALALKEEGNVLLLDEPTNDIDVNTLRALEEGLNNFAGCAVVISHDRWFLDRIATHILAFEGDSQVVFFEGSYSEYEENKRKRLGDDTPHRVKYRKLLA; via the coding sequence GTGGCAGACGAAAAGATAATCTTCTCAATGGTAGGCGTCAGCAAGACCTTCACCAACCAGAAAAAAGTACTGAACAACATCTACCTCTCATTTTTCTACGGCGCCAAGATCGGCATCATCGGCCTGAACGGCTCCGGAAAATCGACGTTAATGAAAATCATCGCCGGTCTGGAAAAGAATTTCCAGGGCGAAGTGGTCTTCTCTCCCGGCTACACAGTCGGCTATCTCGAACAGGAACCGCAACTGGACGACACAAAAACCGTCCGGGAAGTGGTCGAAGAGGGATGCGCCGAAGTAGTGGCACTGCTTAAAGAGTACGAAGAAGTGAATGCGAAGTTCATGGAACCGATGGACGACGACCAGATGGCGAAGCTGATCGAACGGCAAGGGGAACTGACCGAAGCGATCGACCACAAGAACGGCTGGGAGCTCGACGCCACGCTCGAACGGGCGATGGACGCACTGCGCTGTCCGGATCCCGACGAACCGGTAAAGCACCTTTCTGGCGGCGAACGGCGCCGGGTGGCACTGTGCCGTCTGCTGTTGCAGGAGCCCGACGTGCTGTTGCTCGACGAACCGACCAACCACCTCGACGCCGAAAGCATCGACTGGCTCGAACAACACCTGCAACAATACAAGGGAACGGTGATCGCCGTCACCCACGACCGCTATTTCCTCGACAACGTGGCGGGTTGGATTCTGGAACTGGACCGTGGCGAAGGGATTCCGTGGAAGGGTAATTACAGCGGCTGGCTCGAACAGAAATCGAACCGGCTGGCGCAGGAGGAGAAGCAGGAGAGCAAACGCCGCAAAACGCTCGAGCGCGAACTGGAATGGGTGCGCATGGCCCCGTCGGCCCGCCACGCGAAAAGCAAAGCGCGCCTGGCCGCTTACGACAAAATGCTCAACGAAGACACCAAACAGAAAGAAGAAAAACTCGAAATCTTCATCCCCAACGGTCCCCGTCTCGGCGACATGGTGATCGAGGCGCAGGACGTATCGATGGGCTACGGCGACCGATTGCTGTATGAGCACCTGAACTTTTCGCTGCCGCCCGCCGGTATCGTCGGCGTAATCGGCCCTAACGGCGTGGGTAAAACCACCCTGTTCCGACTCATCATGGGAATTGAAAAGCCGCTCAGCGGATCGTTCAAGGTGGGAGAAACGGTAAAACTGGCCTATGTGGACCAGCAACACTCGTCGATCGACCCCGAAAAGACGGTTTACCAAGTTATATCGCAGGACAGCGAGCTGATCCAGCTCGGCGGCCGGAGCATCAATGCGCGCGCTTACGTATCGCGGTTCAACTTCAGCGGTACGGACCAGGAGAAAAAGTGCGGCGTACTGTCGGGCGGGGAACGCAACCGCCTGCACCTGGCCCTCGCACTCAAGGAGGAGGGCAACGTACTGCTGCTCGACGAACCGACCAACGACATCGACGTGAACACGCTGCGTGCGCTGGAAGAAGGTTTGAACAATTTCGCAGGTTGTGCGGTAGTCATCTCGCACGACCGTTGGTTCCTCGACCGCATCGCGACGCACATCCTCGCTTTCGAAGGCGACTCGCAGGTCGTTTTCTTCGAGGGCAGTTACAGCGAATACGAAGAGAACAAGCGCAAACGCCTGGGCGACGACACGCCGCACAGGGTCAAATACCGCAAACTTTTAGCATAA
- the hisS gene encoding histidine--tRNA ligase, translating to MTQKPSIPKGTRDFGPEEMIKRTYIFDTIKSVFRTCGFQPLETPAMENLSTLLGKYGDEGDKLLFKILNSGDFLSGIPSEETGQGNSNALSTKICEKGLRYDLTVPFARYVVQHQNEISFPFKRYQIQPVWRADRPQKGRYREFYQCDVDVIGSRSLINEVELIEIVEKVFAKLGIAVTLKMNNRKILYGIAETIGHADKMMDITIAIDKLEKIGIEAVNAQLRENGISEAAVQALQPILSLSGSNRDKLKQLRGVIGASETGLKGIEEMETIFDYTEALGTSLEIELDLSLARGLNYYTGAIFEVKSKDFAIGSICGGGRYDDLTGIFGMPNMSGVGISFGADRIYDVMTGLDLFPPEASGTTKVLLLNFGGEEERAALKLTKSLREADIACEIYPENAKMKKQMEYANRRGVPYVAILGSDELAAGTVTVKNMGSGEQQSIAQAELINLLK from the coding sequence ATGACACAGAAACCCTCCATTCCCAAAGGGACACGCGACTTCGGTCCCGAAGAGATGATCAAACGCACTTACATTTTCGACACGATAAAAAGCGTATTCCGCACCTGCGGATTCCAGCCGCTCGAAACCCCTGCGATGGAAAATCTCTCCACGCTGCTGGGCAAGTACGGCGACGAAGGAGACAAGTTGCTGTTCAAAATCCTCAACTCTGGCGACTTCCTCAGTGGCATTCCGTCCGAAGAGACCGGCCAAGGGAATAGCAACGCGCTTTCGACCAAAATTTGCGAGAAAGGGTTGCGCTACGACCTGACCGTACCCTTCGCACGCTATGTGGTGCAGCATCAGAACGAAATTTCATTTCCGTTCAAACGTTATCAGATTCAGCCGGTTTGGCGCGCCGACCGGCCGCAGAAAGGACGCTACCGGGAGTTTTACCAGTGCGACGTCGATGTGATCGGCAGCCGCAGCCTGATCAACGAGGTCGAATTGATCGAAATCGTCGAAAAAGTCTTTGCCAAACTGGGAATCGCGGTAACGCTGAAGATGAACAACCGCAAAATTCTTTACGGGATCGCCGAGACGATCGGCCATGCCGACAAGATGATGGATATCACCATAGCAATCGACAAACTCGAAAAGATCGGGATCGAAGCGGTCAATGCGCAGCTGCGCGAGAATGGTATCTCGGAAGCGGCCGTGCAGGCGCTGCAGCCGATCCTGTCGCTGAGCGGCAGCAACCGCGACAAGCTGAAACAGCTGCGCGGGGTGATCGGCGCGAGCGAGACCGGACTCAAAGGAATCGAAGAGATGGAAACGATCTTCGACTACACCGAAGCGCTCGGCACTTCGCTGGAAATCGAGCTCGACCTGTCGCTGGCACGGGGATTGAATTACTATACCGGGGCGATTTTCGAGGTGAAATCGAAAGATTTCGCGATCGGAAGTATCTGCGGCGGCGGACGGTACGACGACCTAACGGGCATCTTCGGCATGCCGAACATGTCCGGTGTAGGTATTTCGTTCGGAGCGGACCGCATTTACGACGTGATGACCGGGCTCGACCTTTTCCCACCCGAAGCGAGCGGCACGACCAAGGTGTTGCTGTTGAATTTCGGCGGCGAAGAGGAACGGGCCGCACTCAAACTGACGAAAAGCCTGCGTGAAGCGGATATCGCCTGCGAGATCTACCCCGAAAATGCGAAGATGAAAAAGCAAATGGAGTATGCGAACCGCCGGGGCGTACCCTACGTGGCGATCCTCGGCAGCGACGAGTTGGCCGCCGGTACCGTCACGGTAAAAAACATGGGCTCCGGCGAGCAGCAATCCATCGCACAAGCCGAATTGATAAACCTGTTGAAATGA